In the Nitrospirales bacterium LBB_01 genome, one interval contains:
- a CDS encoding ABC transporter ATP-binding protein: MQRDTVQTDNTIEVKNLVTYYGDRVIIKNATVSIPRAQTTVIVGGSGSGKTTILRHLIGLLKPRSGEILINGVDIVNLNDQQLDDKRKKMGVLFQGAALLNSFTLAENVALPLREHTKLKDSVIGIMVRMKLDLVGLSGFDNFYPSQLSGGMKKRAGIARAMAMDPEILFFDEPSAGLDPVTAAGLDELINKLNKVFKITVVVVTHELPSIFKIADYVIMLDSGDVIFAGTLEEFKESEIPKVRTFLERTPNEETQSQDDYFKVIAG; the protein is encoded by the coding sequence ATGCAAAGAGACACCGTGCAGACAGATAACACTATAGAAGTGAAAAACCTTGTCACTTATTACGGTGACAGGGTAATAATAAAGAATGCTACAGTTTCCATCCCCAGGGCGCAGACAACGGTGATAGTGGGTGGAAGCGGCTCCGGAAAGACCACTATATTAAGACATCTGATAGGCCTGCTAAAACCCCGCAGCGGAGAAATTCTCATAAACGGTGTTGACATAGTTAACTTAAACGATCAACAGTTGGATGACAAGCGCAAAAAGATGGGCGTCTTGTTTCAGGGAGCGGCACTTTTAAATTCCTTTACGCTTGCTGAAAACGTGGCGCTTCCGTTGCGTGAACACACGAAACTAAAGGATTCTGTTATTGGCATAATGGTGCGCATGAAACTTGATCTTGTGGGACTATCGGGATTTGATAACTTCTACCCGTCTCAGTTATCGGGTGGTATGAAAAAGCGTGCTGGAATAGCCCGGGCTATGGCGATGGATCCAGAAATCCTCTTCTTTGACGAGCCCTCAGCAGGCCTTGACCCTGTGACAGCTGCCGGATTGGATGAGCTTATTAATAAACTCAATAAAGTGTTTAAAATTACAGTTGTTGTTGTCACTCATGAGTTGCCGAGTATTTTTAAAATCGCAGACTATGTGATTATGCTTGACAGTGGCGATGTTATATTTGCCGGCACTCTTGAGGAATTTAAAGAGTCAGAGATTCCAAAAGTCAGGACATTTTTAGAGCGAACCCCCAACGAGGAAACTCAATCTCAGGACGATTACTTTAAAGTTATCGCAGGATGA
- a CDS encoding FecR domain-containing protein, with product MKILKSTFILLILTAFAVTAVEAVDDVAKVVALKGNVLIERSSGELQANVKDNVLLNDTVLTKEQSKLKMLFVDDSVLTLGEKSKLVVKEFISSKDDRGKSVYNLLDGKIRTVVGRTNFEVHTPNVVVAARGTNFYVETGMKNNVSYSTVMCFEGVVDIRSITEGVSEKVSLTPGMMIKVVGSQHMPQPDKSTVSVVTETSKDSSSKMQDTNNLAQAQAIADTLSNAAAAPPIPQQPPLPHNNVPANITPVNINITFP from the coding sequence ATGAAAATACTTAAATCTACTTTTATACTTCTAATACTAACGGCGTTTGCAGTGACTGCGGTTGAGGCAGTGGACGATGTTGCTAAGGTTGTAGCATTGAAAGGTAATGTTTTGATAGAAAGGTCAAGTGGTGAGTTGCAGGCAAATGTGAAGGATAATGTCCTGTTAAACGATACGGTGTTAACAAAAGAGCAGTCTAAGCTGAAAATGCTTTTTGTTGACGACAGCGTTCTAACGCTTGGAGAGAAATCTAAGCTTGTCGTTAAGGAGTTTATCAGCAGCAAGGACGACAGAGGAAAATCTGTTTATAATCTTTTGGATGGAAAAATTAGAACAGTAGTTGGCAGAACCAATTTTGAAGTTCACACGCCTAATGTGGTTGTGGCAGCACGAGGAACAAATTTTTATGTGGAAACAGGTATGAAAAACAATGTGAGTTATTCCACTGTGATGTGTTTTGAGGGAGTTGTCGATATAAGAAGCATAACTGAGGGTGTATCAGAAAAAGTATCGCTGACGCCAGGGATGATGATTAAGGTAGTGGGCAGTCAGCATATGCCGCAGCCTGATAAATCCACAGTTTCCGTTGTGACTGAGACCTCTAAAGATAGTTCAAGCAAAATGCAGGATACAAACAATTTAGCTCAGGCACAGGCAATAGCAGACACCCTGTCTAATGCTGCGGCAGCACCGCCAATTCCCCAGCAACCGCCGCTGCCCCACAATAATGTTCCTGCAAATATAACACCAGTTAATATTAATATTACATTTCCATGA
- the gltA gene encoding NADPH-dependent glutamate synthase, whose product MTYKTIEEGEKPKNISTINPERSPAGHQEAAVRRKNFLEVVTGYTEDGALAAADRCIQCKKPACITGCPVNINIKGFIHEITKQRYEDAYRIITEANLFPSICGRVCPQEVQCEAKCLVGKRHAPVAIGYLERFVGDLAQKNNWAETPSIKRNGKRVAVIGSGPSGLACASDLAKAGFEVVIYEALHLPGGVLMYGIPEFRLPKGIVLREIENLKNLGIRIETNKIIGKTHTIEELMHKHGFDAVFIGTGAGYPQSPGIKGEFLNGVMSANEFLTRVNLMHGYDFPNHATPVGIGHDIAVVGCGNTAMDAARVALRLNTRNVYIVYRRTVNESPARKEEIQHAMEEGVQFIWLTAPVEILGTPDGWIKGMRCIKLAQGEPDSKGRLTVSPILGTEFMLDVDTVIYALGTMANPIIGKTTAHLKLDKNGYIPVDDDTQMTSIPGVFAGGDISKSSWSFTTVIHAMGKGRRAAKGIIDFVTHNSKLSKI is encoded by the coding sequence ATGACGTATAAAACAATAGAAGAGGGAGAAAAACCTAAGAATATAAGCACAATTAACCCTGAACGCTCTCCGGCAGGTCATCAGGAGGCGGCAGTGCGCCGTAAGAATTTCCTTGAGGTTGTAACAGGTTATACAGAGGATGGCGCTCTTGCAGCGGCTGATAGATGTATTCAGTGTAAGAAACCCGCATGTATAACAGGCTGTCCGGTTAATATCAATATAAAAGGTTTTATACATGAGATTACAAAGCAGCGCTATGAGGATGCGTACAGAATAATTACAGAGGCTAATTTGTTTCCGTCAATTTGCGGCAGGGTATGTCCACAGGAGGTGCAGTGTGAGGCGAAGTGTTTGGTTGGGAAAAGACATGCGCCTGTTGCTATAGGGTATCTTGAGCGCTTTGTAGGAGACCTCGCTCAGAAAAACAACTGGGCTGAAACCCCGTCAATAAAGCGAAACGGCAAACGGGTTGCAGTTATCGGCTCAGGGCCCTCAGGGCTAGCATGTGCATCTGATTTAGCTAAGGCCGGATTTGAAGTTGTGATATATGAGGCGCTTCATTTGCCTGGAGGCGTTTTAATGTATGGAATTCCTGAGTTTCGTCTTCCTAAGGGAATAGTCTTACGAGAAATTGAAAATCTTAAAAACCTTGGCATAAGAATTGAGACCAATAAAATTATCGGTAAAACGCACACAATTGAAGAGCTGATGCACAAGCATGGTTTTGATGCCGTATTTATTGGAACCGGCGCAGGTTACCCGCAAAGCCCAGGAATAAAGGGAGAGTTCCTAAACGGAGTAATGAGTGCTAATGAGTTTTTAACTCGCGTTAATCTCATGCACGGCTACGATTTCCCAAATCACGCTACACCGGTAGGGATTGGACATGACATTGCGGTGGTCGGCTGCGGCAACACCGCTATGGATGCCGCACGTGTCGCTCTTAGACTTAACACCAGAAACGTTTATATCGTTTACAGAAGAACCGTTAATGAAAGTCCTGCCAGAAAAGAGGAAATACAACACGCCATGGAGGAGGGAGTGCAGTTTATATGGTTAACTGCGCCTGTTGAAATACTTGGCACGCCGGACGGCTGGATTAAGGGGATGCGCTGCATTAAATTAGCGCAAGGAGAGCCTGACAGCAAAGGACGCCTTACAGTTAGCCCGATTCTTGGTACGGAATTCATGCTGGATGTGGACACTGTGATATACGCTTTGGGAACTATGGCTAATCCCATAATAGGAAAAACCACAGCACATTTGAAACTTGATAAAAACGGCTACATTCCGGTTGATGACGATACTCAGATGACCTCAATACCCGGAGTTTTTGCAGGCGGCGATATATCTAAAAGCTCGTGGTCGTTTACGACAGTGATTCATGCTATGGGTAAGGGCAGACGTGCTGCTAAGGGTATTATAGATTTTGTGACTCATAACAGTAAGCTTTCAAAAATATAA
- a CDS encoding sulfide/dihydroorotate dehydrogenase-like FAD/NAD-binding protein, with protein MFKIIRKEIFSPVTYMWEIEAPDIASSSKPGQFVIVHHNDKSERIPLTIADFNVDKGTITLVIQMVGKTSKEMMSYEAGDSILNVAGPLGEASHIDKVGTVLFVGGGLGVAPIYPQLRAFKEKGNHTISIVGFRSKEIVFWEERFGYFSDELIITTDDGSYGEKGLVTEPLKRVISHGGVNLVVAIGPLVMMRACVEVTRPFGIKTIVSLNPIMVDGTGMCGSCRVSVGNEVKFACIDGPDMDGHIVNFDELLIRQKRFDKYEKVALKRFESSQ; from the coding sequence ATGTTTAAAATAATCAGAAAAGAGATATTCTCACCGGTTACATATATGTGGGAAATAGAGGCGCCTGACATTGCAAGCTCATCTAAGCCCGGGCAGTTTGTAATAGTGCACCACAACGACAAATCGGAGCGGATACCTCTAACCATCGCAGATTTTAATGTTGATAAGGGAACGATCACTCTTGTTATTCAGATGGTTGGCAAGACCTCAAAAGAGATGATGTCGTATGAGGCTGGGGATTCTATCCTTAATGTGGCAGGCCCATTGGGTGAAGCTTCGCATATAGACAAAGTCGGCACCGTATTATTTGTGGGCGGCGGGTTAGGTGTGGCTCCCATATACCCCCAATTGCGCGCATTTAAGGAAAAAGGCAACCACACCATTTCCATTGTAGGGTTTCGTTCAAAGGAAATCGTGTTTTGGGAGGAGCGGTTCGGATACTTTTCCGATGAGCTTATAATTACCACAGATGACGGCTCATACGGCGAAAAAGGCCTTGTGACAGAACCCTTAAAAAGAGTTATCAGTCACGGTGGGGTTAATTTGGTTGTCGCTATAGGGCCGCTTGTTATGATGCGGGCATGTGTGGAGGTCACGCGTCCTTTTGGTATAAAAACCATAGTCTCTTTAAATCCCATCATGGTGGACGGAACCGGAATGTGCGGCAGCTGCCGGGTAAGTGTCGGTAATGAGGTTAAGTTTGCCTGTATAGACGGCCCTGATATGGATGGGCATATTGTTAATTTTGATGAATTACTAATTAGACAAAAACGCTTTGATAAATACGAAAAAGTTGCGCTTAAGAGGTTTGAAAGCTCCCAATGA
- a CDS encoding glycosyltransferase family 39 protein, whose protein sequence is MKMKTMPKKQAKSIIDKQWYFVAAGFVAVLISAHNYAHGHSSDVIRQHLITAIPAALAINFVLIVLGLLFNYKTIAALFTKLTKGQRYALGAVAAFALCLVVLVAPRIHRIYYDENIYLSIGQNIGFLGKAGMCNDGNNHYGVYRCDNIEFNKQPYAYPFLLSLLFKVFGSAEATGFVYNNAVFILSTMLVFLIGNLLFEDVTLSIFAALIFAMIPENIIWSNTAAVEPSAIFSPGAAMLCFLIYMKERDMKSLFLFSVMLPFSLQFRLEAILIIPVMFMYILLKDKTLLKSRRLYIFMLISLVLVMTHILQIYSVRNENWGSSGDRMALSYFWTNIKVNGLFYFNNVRFPALFTGLAMIGILGGRDFFKEKLLLLMWFVLLFGIFLFFYAGSYSYGQDVRYSLVSYMPLSILAGAGFFQIQRLFKDSGKEIKLIPLIVLFYIFISFMPHIRSLGEESWECRVDYREAQKMLIMIDKSNSIILTHNPNMFLLWGANAVQTSMATNNVGRINNLFERYSGNVYFHYNYWCNTADPVQKGFCQKILDTYDCEKVHLYTERGRTFALYKMKMK, encoded by the coding sequence TTGAAAATGAAAACTATGCCTAAAAAACAGGCAAAATCTATAATAGATAAACAGTGGTATTTTGTAGCGGCAGGATTCGTTGCTGTTTTAATATCAGCCCATAATTATGCTCATGGACACAGTTCCGATGTTATAAGGCAGCATCTGATAACGGCAATTCCAGCTGCTCTTGCCATTAATTTTGTTTTGATAGTGTTGGGACTGCTTTTTAATTATAAAACAATCGCCGCATTGTTCACTAAGTTAACAAAAGGCCAGAGGTACGCACTGGGGGCAGTTGCAGCGTTTGCGCTGTGTTTGGTGGTCTTAGTAGCTCCGCGGATTCACAGAATCTACTATGACGAAAACATTTATCTCAGTATTGGGCAAAACATCGGGTTTCTTGGCAAGGCCGGTATGTGTAATGACGGCAATAACCACTATGGCGTTTACAGGTGCGATAACATTGAGTTTAATAAGCAGCCGTATGCTTATCCGTTTCTTTTAAGTCTGCTCTTTAAGGTGTTTGGGAGCGCTGAGGCTACAGGGTTTGTATATAATAATGCCGTGTTTATTTTGTCCACTATGTTGGTGTTTTTAATAGGGAATCTCCTGTTTGAGGATGTCACGCTTTCTATATTTGCGGCTCTTATATTTGCCATGATTCCTGAAAACATAATCTGGAGCAACACTGCGGCAGTTGAGCCCTCGGCCATATTTTCCCCGGGTGCAGCTATGCTTTGTTTTTTGATTTACATGAAAGAAAGGGATATGAAATCGCTGTTTTTATTTTCTGTAATGCTCCCGTTTTCACTTCAATTTCGTCTTGAGGCTATTTTAATAATACCTGTCATGTTTATGTATATTTTGCTTAAAGACAAGACATTGTTGAAATCACGTCGTTTATACATATTTATGCTAATTTCATTAGTGCTTGTAATGACGCATATTTTGCAGATATATTCGGTAAGGAACGAAAACTGGGGCTCAAGCGGTGACAGGATGGCTCTCTCATATTTTTGGACTAATATAAAGGTCAACGGTCTCTTTTATTTTAACAACGTTAGATTTCCGGCACTTTTTACAGGTCTTGCCATGATAGGAATATTAGGAGGGAGGGATTTTTTCAAAGAAAAACTCTTGTTACTGATGTGGTTTGTCCTGCTTTTTGGAATTTTTTTGTTTTTTTATGCCGGCAGCTACAGTTACGGTCAGGATGTGCGGTACTCGCTGGTGTCTTACATGCCGCTTTCCATATTAGCCGGAGCCGGATTTTTTCAAATACAACGCCTGTTTAAAGACTCTGGCAAAGAGATAAAACTAATACCATTAATTGTGCTTTTCTATATATTTATCTCGTTTATGCCGCACATTAGGTCTCTGGGTGAGGAATCATGGGAGTGCCGTGTGGATTATCGTGAGGCTCAAAAAATGCTTATCATGATAGACAAAAGTAATTCCATTATATTAACCCATAATCCAAACATGTTTTTGCTTTGGGGCGCTAATGCGGTTCAAACCTCAATGGCAACAAACAATGTGGGCAGAATAAATAATCTGTTTGAGCGCTACAGCGGAAACGTGTATTTTCATTATAACTACTGGTGTAACACGGCAGACCCTGTGCAAAAGGGATTCTGCCAAAAAATCCTTGATACCTACGACTGCGAAAAAGTTCACCTATACACAGAACGCGGCCGAACGTTTGCCCTTTATAAGATGAAAATGAAATGA